Proteins from a genomic interval of Lolium perenne isolate Kyuss_39 chromosome 1, Kyuss_2.0, whole genome shotgun sequence:
- the LOC127331307 gene encoding F-box/LRR-repeat protein At4g14103-like, producing the protein MEPSRRRRRGERDRISGLPDELLHVILRHLRSAAAAARTSALSHRWRRVWAHSPDLVFGDDLIRGVEGDGASFLDAVDGALAAYSDDRALHVDSLKITVPRICGENVTASRVEPWLRFAMQRLAGEFFLSVPHPKSWPRDNRKDDKLELPPCKGVTKIQLQLGLLFFLRIPPAGMFGALADLVICQTTMDGPELGVIVSSHCPRLPLRHAFSAVPEITIGGTVE; encoded by the exons ATGGAGCCCAGTCGCCGGCGACGTCGGGGTGAGAGGGACCGCATCAGCGGTCTCCCGGACGAGCTGCTTCACGTTATCCTCCGCCACCTCCgttcggccgccgccgccgcgcgcaccAGCGCGCTCTCCCACCGCTGGCGTCGCGTCTGGGCCCACTCCCCAGATCTCGTCTTTGGTGACGACCTAATCCGTGGCGTGGAGGGGGACGGGGCCTCCTTCCTCGACGCCGTCGACGGAGCCCTCGCTGCCTACTCCGACGACCGGGCCCTTCACGTGGACAGCCTCAAGATCACCGTGCCTCGCATATGCGGGGAGAACGTCACAGCCAGCCGTGTCGAGCCGTGGCTGCGTTTCGCCATGCAACGCCTGGCAGGCGAGTTCTTCCTCTCCGTGCCTCACCCGAAGTCATGGCCGAGGGACAACCGCAAGGACGACAAGCTCGAGCTGCCCCCGTGCAAGGGAGTGACGAAAATACAGCTCCAGCTCGGGTTACTCTTCTTCCTCCGTATCCCGCCGGCCGGCATGTTCGGGGCTCTGGCCGACCTGGTGATatgccaaaccaccatggatggcCCAGAGCTGGGGGTCATTGTGTCCTCGCATTGCCCCAGGCTGCCACTACGTCAC GCATTTTCAGCAGTGCCAGAAATTACTATTGGAGGCACAGTTGAATAA